DNA sequence from the Deltaproteobacteria bacterium genome:
TCGAGTGCTTCCGCCGGGCCATTTTCCCAGTACGTCCTTTGTCAACGGCTCGAATTATTGCGACATCGGATACAAAATCGATCGCAGAACTCATCGGATCGTCGGCGTTTCCGCCATTGACAATCTGGTCAAAGGCGCCTCCGGGCAGGCGGTCCAGAATATGAATCTGATGCTGGGGCTGGAAGAAACCGCGGGCCTCCGCATAGCGCCGTTGTACCCCTGAGCAGGAACGTTGGTCCGTGATCGGCGCCGAAAGAATCATCAAGCTGGTTCTCGAGTATGACGGCGGCGCTTACGCCGGATGGCAACGCCAGAAGGGGATCGTCACCATTCAGGAAGTCATCGAAACCGCTTTGAGGACCATGCTCCATGAGCCGGTCACCCTGCACGGCTCGGGCCGTACGGATGCCGGCGTCCATGCGACGGGTCAGGTGGCCCATTTTGTGACCGCCGCAACCTACGAAGCCGGCGTCTTTCAGAACGCATTGAACGCGCTGCTGCCGCCGGACATCGCGGTAAAGGAAGCCTCCGAGGCGCCTTCAGGGTTCCATGCCCGCTATTCGGTCCAATCAAAACGATATCATTACCTGATCTGCAACCGCTTCGTTCGCCCCGCGTTGATGCGGGATCGAGCCTGGCACGTGCGCGTTCCCTTGGATCTGGAAGCTATGGCCGGCGCCCTCGAGTCCATCGAGGGAACGCACGACTTTTCGGCTTTCCAGTCAGCGGGCAGTTGCGCAAAAAGTCCCGTGCGGACGATTTTCCAGCAATCCCTGTCAGAGGATGCCAACGGCATGGTCTGCGTCGCGCTCAAAGCGGATGGATTTCTGCGGCACATGGTAAGAAACACTGTCGGAACGCTGGTTCAGGTGGGCGGACACGCCATTACACCATCGGATTTCACTCGCGTGCTGACCGGAAAGGACCGATCCCGCGCCGGTCCGAAAGCACCCCCCCAGGGTCTCTATCTCGTTGAAGTGGAATACGGACAACACAGCGACTAAGTAAGGAGTTACGGAATGAAAGGCGTTATTTTAGCAGGGGGATTGGGCACCCGGCTGTATCCTTTGACACGCATAACCAACAAACATCTGCTGCCTGTTTTCGACAAGCCCATGATCTACTACCCCATACAAGCGCTGGTAAACGCCGGGATAAAAGACATTCTGATTGTCACTGGAGGCAACAACGCCGGGGATTTCTTGAAACTCCTGGCCAATGGAAAAGCATTCGGCCTCAAGCATCTCAACTATACCTACCAGGAAGGGGAAGGCGGCATCGCCGACGCCTTGAAATTGGCCGAGTATTTCGCCGACAATGACAGGATCTGCGTGGTGCTGGGGGACAACATCATTGAGAACAACATCGCGCAGGCAGTGCGAGATTTCGAAAAGCAGGAGCGTGGAGCTAAAATCCTGCTGAAAAAAGTCCCCGATCCCGAACGGTTCGGCGTACCCGTGCTCGAGAGGGACCGGGTCGTGCGAATCATCGAGAAGCCACAAACGCCACCGTCATCCTATGCGGTGATCGGTATCTACATGTACGGTCCCGACGTGTTCGAAATCACCGGGGCGCTTAAACCTTCCGCTCGGGGAGAACTGGAAATCACCG
Encoded proteins:
- the truA gene encoding tRNA pseudouridine(38-40) synthase TruA, producing MIGAERIIKLVLEYDGGAYAGWQRQKGIVTIQEVIETALRTMLHEPVTLHGSGRTDAGVHATGQVAHFVTAATYEAGVFQNALNALLPPDIAVKEASEAPSGFHARYSVQSKRYHYLICNRFVRPALMRDRAWHVRVPLDLEAMAGALESIEGTHDFSAFQSAGSCAKSPVRTIFQQSLSEDANGMVCVALKADGFLRHMVRNTVGTLVQVGGHAITPSDFTRVLTGKDRSRAGPKAPPQGLYLVEVEYGQHSD
- a CDS encoding NTP transferase domain-containing protein, whose product is MKGVILAGGLGTRLYPLTRITNKHLLPVFDKPMIYYPIQALVNAGIKDILIVTGGNNAGDFLKLLANGKAFGLKHLNYTYQEGEGGIADALKLAEYFADNDRICVVLGDNIIENNIAQAVRDFEKQERGAKILLKKVPDPERFGVPVLERDRVVRIIEKPQTPPSSYAVIGIYMYGPDVFEITGALKPSARGELEITDVNNAYIERGQMSWSVLEGWWTDAGTFDSLLRAGNLVSKTGANKL